From Zingiber officinale cultivar Zhangliang chromosome 5B, Zo_v1.1, whole genome shotgun sequence, the proteins below share one genomic window:
- the LOC121984736 gene encoding probable auxin efflux carrier component 5b, which yields MIRWGDVYKVVEAMAPLYVALGLGYASVRRWRFFTADQCDAVHRLVVYFVVPFFSFRFTAGIDPFALRVSVLAADALTKLLMAALLAAWHRWGSCSAGWVLTVFSLAQLTNTLVVGAPMLEAMYGRWAQDVVVQISVAQGVVYFPAVLFMLEMIKARPGGGEGKNCEAEGGGGSEEGNEDGGRCRWSPVLVVLRKLAVNPNVYASVLGLAWSFLAKRWNLVMPGIIQGSVLVMANAGTGMSMFSLGLFTALQEKVIMCGLKQATLGMFLKFIAGPAAGAVGALVLQLRGDLLRVAIIQNALPQAISSFVYAREYGVHPDVLCTGVIFGTVMSLPVLVAYYVVLGLL from the exons ATGATACGATGGGGCGACGTCTACAAGGTGGTGGAAGCGATGGCACCGCTCTACGTGGCGCTGGGGCTGGGCTACGCCTCCGTCCGGCGGTGGCGGTTCTTCACGGCGGATCAGTGCGACGCGGTCCACCGTCTCGTCGTCTACTTCGTCGTCCCCTTCTTCTCCTTCCGGTTCACCGCCGGCATCGACCCTTTCGCCCTCAGAGTAAGCGTCCTGGCGGCCGACGCGCTCACCAAGCTGCTGATGGCGGCTCTGCTCGCCGCATGGCACCGGTGGGGCTCCTGCAGCGCCGGCTGGGTGCTCACCGTGTTCTCGCTGGCGCAGCTGACGAACACGCTCGTGGTGGGGGCGCCGATGCTGGAGGCGATGTACGGGCGGTGGGCGCAGGACGTGGTGGTGCAGATCTCGGTGGCGCAGGGGGTGGTGTATTTTCCCGCGGTCCTGTTCATGCTGGAGATGATCAAGGCCAGGCCCGGAGGCGGCGAAGGTAAAAACTGCGAGGCGGAGGGAGGCGGAGGCAGTGAAGAAGGGAATGAAGACGGCGGAAGATGCCGGTGGTCGCCGGTGTTGGTTGTGCTGAGGAAGCTGGCGGTGAACCCCAACGTCTACGCCAGTGTTCTCGGCCTCGCTTGGTCTTTCCTTGCGAAGCG GTGGAATTTGGTAATGCCAGGGATCATACAAGGTTCAGTGTTGGTGATGGCCAACGCAGGAACAGGAATGTCCATGTTTAGCTTAG GCTTGTTCACGGCACTGCAAGAGAAGGTGATTATGTGTGGCTTAAAACAGGCTACTCTGGGAATGTTTCTCAAGTTCATCGCTGGGCCGGCGGCTGGAGCTGTAGGAGCCCTTGTTCTTCAGCTCAGAGGGGATCTCCTCAGGGTGGCCATCATACAG AATGCACTGCCTCAAGCTATCTCCTCCTTTGTTTATGCAAGAGAATATGGAGTGCATCCAGATGTACTTTGCACAGG AGTGATATTTGGAACAGTAATGTCATTACCAGTGTTGGTGGCATATTATGTTGTATTAGGTTTATTATGA
- the LOC121984737 gene encoding E3 ubiquitin-protein ligase BRE1-like, which yields MNTIGLSMQITKRRKKNASDDKRDLNLDLKYSTKVENLLHEETPDCKHPFPSKTSFSSGSQQNYATGWQEKNSTSASDCLHSCVVDQVARSTTQLCKSVDDGVTVLNSPCEFPKRKNKMASGRQSGAPSTSATASTNTTQTAVYCPICTNPLFQPSTTTCGHIFCLRCIKAFIQDRKKCPTCTKKLKVTDVHLIYLPARSSN from the exons ATGAACACTATTGGTCTGTCAATGCAAATAACAAAGAGACGCAAGAAGAATGCTTCTGATGATAAACGGGATCTTAATTTAGATCTCAAGTATTCTACAAAAGTAGAGAACCTGCTGCATGAGGAGACCCCTGATTGCAAACACCCGTTTCCTTCAAAAACATCTTTTTCCAGTGGTTCTCAGCAGAATTATGCTACTGGATGGCAGGAAAAGAATTCCACATCGGCAAGTGACTGCTTACATAGTTGTGTTGTTGATCAAGTGGCAAGATCAACAACACAACTATGTAAATCAGTGGATGATGGTGTTACAGTACTCAATTCTCCATGTGAATTTCCAAAG AGGAAGAATAAGATGGCATCTGGAAGGCAGTCTGGAGCCCCAAGCACAAGTGCCACCGCATCCACAAACACAACGCAAACGGCTGTGTACTGCCCGATTTGCACGAACCCATTGTTTCAGCCTTCAACAACGACCTGCGGCCATATCTTCTGCCTAAGATGCATAAAAGCCTTCATTCAGGATCGGAAGAAATGCCCAACGTGCACGAAGAAACTGAAAGTGACCGATGTTCATCTTATTTACCTTCCCGCAAGATCATCCAATTGA